A DNA window from Chiloscyllium plagiosum isolate BGI_BamShark_2017 chromosome 9, ASM401019v2, whole genome shotgun sequence contains the following coding sequences:
- the LOC122552938 gene encoding zinc finger protein 292-like isoform X3, with protein MESNESPTVKTSICKTVSCLLPDYLEVRRACQLTEFLLEPTVEAYYAVETLYNQPDQKYDDENGPIPNSLRCELLLVLKTHWPFDPEFWDWKTLKRHCLALMGEEASIVSSIDELNDSDLFENNDSHLEVAPKEHSLNGLPKFYSDVIKVQNTSSEEIKIKEKDKIEKGMVSARFKNWQAYMQYCVLCDREFLGHRIIRHAQTHIKEGNYYCPICAKSFKKKEIFVPHVTFHIKQSCKERLASIKPKRRVGRPPKNLTDISVPSKKILEIDKQDHRPIKRNSIYSEDFVVFSDSDGSDDEGKDKSYKPAIMITQKVDCTEDYNCPVTTCTKTFKYFKNLIAHVKGHGNEEEAKQFLKMQSNKVVCQYCRRRFVSVSHLNEHLQIHCGPKPYVCIQLECNASFGTYSELVGHRKVHALFKAKCMFQNCGRVFTESYLLYDHEAQHYHNSSYTCKFSNCGNIYYSQSELQKHEVGHVTQACVKIEAGSGSPFETKQLAPNRADQIDQLLKMKDEPCNQPDTYQNGFATDCVAGEIVESKSSMSEKLNALPSSRERCHLPKATYTGLTVKNEEINMDQTHCVLPKAMFKGEGTLISPLPEETEPGEVTKSVQMFSCKVDGCSRSYASSRSVSKHIKATHPEYYETLKKQQDLSKIQQIRNPSKCQNQESPPSSLCFSTEESLDITHESTLNTVCAMYQPITSVLTVESDHVSQSRKKKHTHNKRAKWPAIIKGDKFICSRCYREFTNPKSLGGHLSRRAICKPYDRKESSSVVEQKSGQALYKTEKVISPDAFVHQEPEPPCVTDTFLSGETFLQSLEMADHTAPFATHELFQPTQQNSYSSAFGPNKSPQVPGLPGTFETAVIQQTFQPNFEMRTVEGSPVNISMPQALTTICSPGSFVAGEDLSLSTEVPSMIDSTKGSRPYSPCEPLQQALESSFCSGATFVDNEIAPQNLESSCEPTIFFTNGILPSINSNHNSSLSEHSKTSDICIAELLLALQNLNLEYDKLYKNDASCPTSSSGTPISSMNIMTHTSMSNCVNTPNTINKCLTDTQTNTSVPAAENGKELKVNLIKPFICQEGGCIYSAMTKDALTNHYVKVHQYSKEQIMEMKMYQTRFAPFRCHVPNCQKTFTRNSNLRAHYQSMHQVTREQLVKLRIKRAYCRKSDGPHKAVDNVPSSQAIISQPRSDGLQENESSELHKLEPVTGHNEINSEINLHLHNSPNAKTVLYNHTMSQSSSMLLADLQDCSAIPAQLQNDLTQSVVQQDALVPAAGSQDTPMLLADPQDASVLTVESHSSLAQTAGLPAVAPLLAWPQDVLLQSVDPQNVSPVSEGLQDVSLLPTVEECVSPLPAIPQTALLPEVQGITQLVSGPANISLLSAGLQDVPILPLEPQGLSQPASDSADNSLLPAGSQGASPVPAGLQGMLPPVESQEDSVCEVRTKDPFLDYERPKDILLHPPDRSVQRRKCMGRLKQAKKAGSTVKFMKMSAGEKKCKKSITKIRTECNSNRFHKPYKCVHKDCSAAFTIQQNLILHYQAVHQSDQQHLHLQIKQETTKNAAVQMKEFQCQLNDCCRIFQGITNLIKHYSDIHNLTLDEMGKIVSSVSEGKLFRCDQADCVSSFTVFWSFIKHLMVAHGIDVESQQSDMDMTCFKCDCEGCDRTYATRSNLLRHIFTKHRELHRSHLMRPRRIMTDQENIPRTANQDDLPDEKSYFAPEENEDITNHGKSKPISRECFTTDSRSMKSGEVDCHKSCSSRKVAKYTFKSKAQALDICNKSVKEQYPCMFKNCSSVVTSERSLVKHYKIHHKISNTFVSQYHKHLVTCRKHASIQDKEATKYITNHEGGLVENAVSRVMIQPQAKLSETEILNKQIESDNYFKTANEISPLFNAKLIANTSACIKTEQEETVEMIAESKVTNVNKHQSCKKRSNSHLTLSDTEEHIENTKKKNAIMDNSENLLEDTIQIFDEKDASPSKHIPCIHKPHRHKPFDFSTFKPMGFEFSFLKFLEESALKQKKSAVSDKSLSHTCTLNTEKMADHGLVSSSVMLSDESNSSASYPVKDDRNSRVPVDRTKQSDADRLRMGTTNFESPLSLHILKNIKIIMDNSNSDCVELAEKQLQRMQPTVVLSRVKVDFNMLAQVKSVKERMAVKST; from the coding sequence ATGGAATCAAATGAAAGTCCCACAGTGAAAACGTCAATTTGCAAGACAGTATCATGCTTGTTACCTGATTATTTAGAGGTCAGACGTGCATGCCAGCTTACCGAATTCCTGTTAGAACCTACGGTGGAAGCGTATTATGCTGTTGAGACTTTATACAACCAGCCAGATCAGAAATATGACGACGAAAATGGTCCAATTCCTAACTCATTGAGATGTGAACTCTTACTGGTTTTAAAAACACATTGGCCATTTGATCCTGAATTTTGGGATTGGAAAACTCTGAAGCGCCATTGTCTTGCATTGATGGGCGAGGAAGCATCCATTGTGTCTTCCATAGATGAACTTAATGACAGTGACCTCTTTGAAAACAATGATAGCCATCTTGAAGTTGCTCCAAAAGAGCATTCACTGAATGGACTTCCTAAATTTTACAGCGATGTGATAAAAGTACAAAATACTTCATCTGAAGAAATCAAAATTAAGGAAAAAGATAAAATTGAGAAAGGTATGGTGTCTGCCAGGTTTAAAAATTGGCAGGCCTACATGCAGTATTGTGTATTATGTGACAGAGAGTTTCTGGGACATCGAATTATCCGTCATGCTCAAACGCATATAAAAGAGGGAAACTATTATTGCCCCATATGTGCCAAAAGTTTTAAGAAAAAGGAGATTTTTGTTCCACATGTTACATTTCATATTAAGCAATCTTGTAAAGAACGACTGGCTTCTATTAAACCAAAAAGAAGAGTTGGAAGACCTCCTAAGAACTTGACCGATATTAGTGTTCCAAGTAAAAAGATATTGGAGATAGACAAGCAGGACCATCGTCCAATAAAAAGGAACAGCATATATAGTGAGGATTTTGTCgttttcagtgatagtgatggcTCTGATGATGAGGGCAAAGACAAATCATACAAACCTGCAATCATGATTACACAAAAAGTGGACTGCACTGAAGATTATAACTGCCCTGTAACTACCTGtacaaaaacatttaaatattttaaaaatttaattgcaCACGTGAAAGGTCACGGTAATGAAGAAGAAGCAAAACAATTTCTTAAAATGCAGAGTAATAAAGTTGTATGTCAGTATTGTAGGAGACGTTTTGTCAGTGTTTCTCACCTTAATGAACATTTGCAAATTCATTGTGGCCCTAAACCTTATGTCTGTATACAGCTGGAATGTAATGCAAGCTTTGGTACATATTCTGAATTGGTAGGACACCGGAAAGTGCATGCATTGTTCAAAGCTAAATGCATGTTTCAGAATTGTGGAAGAGTTTTTACCGAGTCTTATTTGTTGTATGATCACGAAGCACAGCATTACCATAATTCCTCATATACTTGCAAATTCTCAAACTGTGGAAACATTTACTACTCCCAGAGTGAATTGCAGAAGCATGAAGTTGGTCATGTCACGCAGGCTTGTGTGAAAATTGAAGCTGGAAGTGGTTCACCTTTTGAAACAAAACAGCTTGCTCCAAATAGAGCTGATCAGATAGACCAGCTATTGAAGATGAAAGATGAGCCATGCAATCAGCCTGACACCTACCAGAATGGTTTTGCTACTGATTGTGTTGCAGGTGAAATTGTTGAATCCAAATCTTCCATGTCAGAAAAACTAAATGCTTTGCCATCCAGCAGAGAACGGTGCCATCTTCCAAAAGCCACATACACTGGTCTGACTGTGAAGAATGAAGAGATCAACATGGATCAAACGCATTGTGTTTTGCCAAAAGCAATGTTTAAAGGGGAGGGCACCCTTATTTCCCCATTACCTGAAGAAACGGAACCTGGTGAAGTAACAAAATCGGTTCAAATGTTCAGCTGTAAAGTTGATGGCTGTAGTCGAAGCTATGCTTCATCACGCAGTGTCAGTAAACATATTAAGGCTACGCACCCTGAGTACTAtgaaacactgaagaaacagcaagaCCTATCAAAAATCCAACAAATTAGAAATCCCTCAAAATGTCAAAATCAGGAAAGCCCTCCAAGCTCATTGTGTTTTTCAACTGAGGAAAGCTTAGATATAACACATGAAAGCACCTTGAACACAGTATGTGCTATGTATCAACCTATTACCAGTGTTTTAACAGTTGAAAGCGATCATGTATCCCAATCCAGGAAAAAAAAGCACACACACAATAAGCGTGCAAAATGGCCTGCAATAATCAAGGGTGACAAATTTATCTGTAGCAGGTGCTACAGAGAATTTACAAATCCTAAATCTCTTGGTGGTCATTTGTCACGTCGAGCTATCTGTAAACCTTATGACAGAAAAGAAAGTTCTTCAGTTGTGGAGCAGAAGAGTGGACAGGCTTTATACAAAACAGAAAAGGTTATTTCACCAGATGCGTTTGTCCATCAGGAACCTGAACCTCCCTGTGTCACAGATACATTCTTGTcaggggaaacatttcttcaatcaTTGGAAATGGCGGACCATACAGCTCCATTTGCTACCCATGAACTTTTTCAACCAACACAGCAGAACAGCTACAGTTCTGCATTTGGGCCAAACAAGAGTCCCCAGGTCCCTGGTCTTCCTGGAACATTTGagactgcagtaattcaacaaacctttcaacctAATTTTGAAATGAGGACTGTGGAGGGCAGCCCAGTCAACATCAGTATGCCACAAGCACTAACAACTATCTGTAGCCCAGGTTCATTTGTGGCTGGTGAAGACTTATCACTCAGCACTGAAGTTCCATCAATGATAGATTCAACTAAAGGCTCAAGGCCCTATTCACCTTGTGAGCCCTTGCAGCAGGCACTCGAATCCAGTTTTTGTTCAGGAGCAACTTTTGTTGACAATGAGATTGCCCCTCAAAATTTGGAAAGCAGTTGTGAGCCAACTATCTTTTTCACTAATGGCATCCTCCCTAGCATTAATAGCAATCATAACTCATCTCTCTCTGAACACTCTAAGACATCAGATATATGCATTGCTGAACTGCTGTTGGCCTTGCAAAATCTAAATTTGGAATATGACAaactttacaagaatgatgcatCTTGCCCTACCTCAAGTTCAGGGACACCGATTTCTTCCATGAACATCATGACACACACATCAATGAGTAATTGTGTCAATACTCCAAATACAATCAATAAATGTTtgacagacacacaaacaaatACATCAGTGCCAGCTGCTGAAAATGGCAAAGAGCTGAAAGTGAATCTCATTAAGCCATTTATCTGTCAGGAAGGTGGCTGTATCTATAGTGCAATGACTAAAGATGCTTTGACCAACCATTATGTCAAAGTGCATCAGTACTCCAAGGAACAGATAATGGAAATGAAGATGTATCAGACCAGATTTGCTCCATTtcgatgccatgttcctaactgccagaaaacatttacaagaaatTCTAATCTCCGAGCCCACTACCAATCGATGCATCAGGTAACACGGGAACAGCTAGTAAAACTGAGAATTAAAAGAGCATACTGTAGGAAATCAGATGGCCCTCATAAAGCAGTAGATAATGTACCATCATCACAGGCAATCATTTCTCAACCCAGAAGTGATGGGTTGCAGGAAAATGAATCCAGTGAACTGCATAAATTGGAACCAGTAACTGGACATAATGAGATTAATTCagaaattaatctccatttacaTAATTCTCCGAATGCAAAAACTGTTCTTTATAACCATACAATGTCACAGAGTAGCTCAATGCTGTTAGCAGATCTTCAGGATTGCTCAGCAATACCAGCACAACTTCAAAATGATTTGACTCAATCAGTGGTGCAGCAGGATGCCTTGGTGCCAGCAGCAGGGTCTCAGGATACCCCAATGTTACTGGCAGATCCTCAAGATGCCTCTGTGTTGACAGTTGAATCACACAGTAGCCTTGCACAAACAGCAGGGCTACCGGCTGTTGCACCACTTCTGGCATGGCcacaggatgtcttgctgcaatcgGTGGATCCCCAAAATGTCTCACCAGTATCAGAGGGGCTGCAGGATGTGTCCTTACTGCCAACAGTGGAAGAATGTGTTTCACCACTACCAGCAATACCACAAACTGCCTTGCTTCCAGAGGTACAAGGTATTACACAACTAGTATCAGGACCAGCAAATATCTCATTACTATCAGCAGGGCTCCAGGATGTCCCAATTCTACCGTTAGAACCACAAGGTCTCTCTCAACCAGCATCTGATTCAGCAGATAATTCATTATTGCCAGCTGGGTCACAAGGTGCCTCACCAGTGCCAGCAGGGCTACAGGGTATGTTGCCACCTGTTGAATCACAAGAAGACTCGGTATGTGAAGTCAGAACAAAAGATCCCTTCCTAGACTATGAAAGGCCAAAAGATATCTTGCTGCATCCACCAGATAGGTCAGTACAAAGAAGAAAATGTATGGGACGTTTGAAGCAAGCTAAAAAAGCTGGAAGTACAGTGAAGTTTATGAAGATGTCAGCAGGAGAAAAGAAGTGCAAGAAATCAATTACTAAAATAAGAACAGAATGTAACAGTAATCGATTTCACAAACCGTACAAATGTGTCCACAAAGATTGTTCTGCAGCTTTCACTATTCAGCAAAACTTAATACTCCACTATCAAGCTGTGCACCAGTCTGACCAACAGCATCTTCACTTGCAGATCAAACAAGAAACCACCAAAAACGCTGCTGTCCAAATGAAAGAATTTCAGTGTCAACTTAACGATTGTTGTAGAATTTTCCAAGGAATCACAAACCTAATTAAACACTACTCAGATATTCACAATCTCACTTTAGATGAAATGGGAAAAATAGTATCCTCTGTCAGTGAAGGAAAATTGTTTCGGTGTGACCAAGCTGATTGTGTTTCTTCTTTCACTGTTTTCTGGAGTTTTATTAAACACCTTATGGTAGCTCATGGCATAGATGTGGAAAGTCAGCAAAGTGATATGGACATGACCTGTTTTAAATGTGACTGTGAAGGCTGTGATCGGACTTACGCCACTAGATCTAATCTTTTAAGACACATCTTTACAAAGCACAGAGAGCTTCATCGGTCTCATTTAATGAGACCAAGAAGAATCATGACAGATCAAGAAAACATTCCAAGAACAGCCAATCAGGATGATCTCCCTGATGAAAAAAGTTATTTTGCCCCTGAAGAAAATGAAGACATCACGAATCATGGTAAATCTAAACCCATATCAAGGGAATGTTTTACTACAGATAGCAGAAGTATGAAAAGCGGAGAAGTTGATTGTCATAAGTCTTGCAGCTCTAGAAAAGTTGCTAAATATACTTTTAAAAGTAAGGCCCAAGCTTTGGATATATGTAACAAGTCTGTGAAAGAACAATATCCGTGTATGTTTAAGAATTGTTCATCAGTTGTCACCAGTGAACGCAGTCTAGTAAAACATTATAAGATTCATCACAAAATTTCTAATACATTTGTAAGTCAATATCACAAGCATCTGGTAACTTGCAGGAAGCATGCTAGCATCCAAGACAAAGAAGCAACTAAATATATAACCAACCATGAAGGAGGCCTGGTAGAAAATGCTGTCAGTAGAGTGATGATTCAACCACAAGCCAAGCTAAGTGAAACTGAAATTTTAAATAAGCAAATAGAGAGTGATAACTATTTTAAGACAGCTAATGAAATTTCACCATTGTTTAATGCTAAACTGATTGCGAATACCTCTGCTTGCATTAAAACTGAACAGGAGGAAACTGTAGAGATGATTGCTGAGAGTAAAGTGACTAATGTAAATAAACATCAGTCTTGTAAAAAACGATCAAACAGTCACCTGACTCTTTCAGACACAGAAGAGCACATTGAGAATACAAAGAAAAAGAATGCAATAATGGACAATTCTGAGAATCTATTGGAAGATACAATCCAAATTTTCGATGAGAAAGATGCTTCACCTTCAAAGCACATCCCATGTATTCACAAGCCTCACCGCCACAAACCTTTTGACTTTAGTACATTCAAACCTATGGGATTTGAATTTTCATTCCTAAAATTCCTTGAAGAATCTGctctgaaacaaaagaaaagtgcTGTATCTGATAAAAGTCTATCTCACACTTGTACTCTTAACACTGAGAAAATGGCCGATCATGGTTTAGTCTCATCGAGTGTAATGTTAAGTGATGAGAGTAATTCATCAGCAAGCTATCCTGTAAAGGATGACAGAAATTCAAGGGTTCCTGTTGACCGCACCAAACAGTCAGATGCAGATAGATTACGTATGGGAACTACCAATTTTGAATCTCCATTGTCTCTCCACATACTTAAGAACATAAAAATAATAATGGACAATTCAAACTCAGATTGTGTTGAGCTTGCTGAGAAGCAACTCCAACGTATGCAACCTACAGTAGTGCTTAGCCGAGTAAAAGTAGACTTTAATATGCTGGCCCAGGTTAAAAGTGTAAAAGAAAGAATGGCTGTAAAAAGTACATAA